In Paucidesulfovibrio gracilis DSM 16080, a single genomic region encodes these proteins:
- a CDS encoding RsmB/NOP family class I SAM-dependent RNA methyltransferase: MVRRNFRITVSRDHVQIVEALLLAEGFRFESEPFAWFARVLTQEPKPLGTSAAARLGLIYIQDRSSMLPTLALEPPPGACVLDMCAAPGSKTGLLARMVGSQGTVLACEPSGGRINSLRANLRRAGAVNTASLHISSEKLALAGPGMSHILLDPPCSGWGTEDKNPQARALWSGEKVKPLIRLQRALLERATQLLRPGGRLVYSTCTTNEDENEAQVLFALEHFGLRVSPLAAPAGFVLDAPRLDCPQGVLRVAEDSEGEGFFVAALERPGSDDLDCGTEPAALPDGARRVRVERLHCDAPVAWGQLPCGELVEYAGLLVLLPDPALQRIRSGTRWQGATVGRLKKQVFRPDPFCRLLLPESVADGLHVSDPADILALLSGQSLTVSRGKGPVPLYLNGLGLGWAARKGSRVLWTEL; this comes from the coding sequence ATGGTTCGTCGAAATTTTCGGATTACGGTTTCCCGGGACCATGTCCAGATCGTGGAGGCATTGCTGCTGGCGGAAGGTTTTCGGTTTGAATCCGAACCGTTTGCCTGGTTTGCGCGTGTGCTCACGCAGGAGCCGAAACCATTGGGTACCAGTGCTGCGGCCCGGCTCGGGCTGATTTATATTCAGGATCGATCCTCTATGCTGCCCACTTTGGCCCTGGAGCCACCCCCCGGAGCCTGCGTGTTGGACATGTGCGCGGCGCCGGGCAGCAAAACCGGCCTGCTGGCACGTATGGTCGGTTCGCAAGGCACGGTTTTAGCCTGTGAACCCTCGGGCGGGCGCATCAATTCCCTGCGCGCCAATTTGCGTCGGGCCGGTGCCGTGAACACGGCCTCCTTGCACATCAGCTCGGAGAAACTGGCATTGGCCGGGCCGGGAATGTCACATATTCTGCTGGATCCGCCGTGCAGCGGATGGGGAACCGAGGATAAAAATCCACAGGCCCGGGCGTTGTGGAGCGGAGAAAAAGTCAAGCCGTTGATCCGTCTGCAACGGGCCTTGTTGGAACGGGCCACCCAGCTGCTGCGTCCCGGAGGGCGGCTGGTCTATTCCACCTGCACCACCAATGAAGACGAAAACGAAGCCCAGGTGCTCTTCGCGCTGGAGCATTTTGGGTTGCGCGTGTCTCCGCTTGCAGCTCCCGCAGGGTTTGTGCTGGACGCCCCGCGTCTGGATTGCCCGCAAGGTGTGCTGCGAGTGGCCGAGGATTCGGAAGGCGAAGGGTTTTTTGTGGCGGCTCTGGAGCGGCCTGGAAGCGACGATCTGGACTGCGGGACCGAACCGGCCGCCCTGCCGGACGGGGCGCGCCGTGTGCGCGTGGAACGATTGCACTGCGATGCGCCCGTGGCCTGGGGACAGCTTCCTTGCGGCGAATTGGTGGAATACGCCGGGCTGTTGGTGCTGTTGCCCGACCCGGCTTTACAGCGCATCCGGTCCGGTACGCGCTGGCAAGGAGCCACAGTAGGCCGGTTGAAGAAGCAGGTGTTTCGACCGGATCCTTTTTGTCGGCTGCTGTTGCCGGAATCGGTGGCGGACGGCTTGCACGTTTCAGACCCCGCGGATATATTGGCCTTGCTGTCCGGGCAAAGCCTGACCGTTTCCCGGGGTAAGGGACCGGTGCCGCTGTATCTCAATGGGCTTGGTCTTGGCTGGGCCGCCCGCAAAGGGAGCCGGGTTTTATGGACCGAGTTGTAG